CAGATCAACCGTGCGAAATGCAAGGCTGATGACAAAGGTTCCCGTGGCCGCCCAGATCCATGGGGCCATCGGGCTGGCACGCCACCAGCCGATAAGGGAAAACACCAGCATGGCGATGACGGCTGGGGCGTATTGCAATGATCCGTTCAGGATTGGCGGGGTGGGGGACGTCGCTGCATCGCCTTCGCCGCTGGCAAGCATCACGATAATCATGATCGCCAGAACCCCGATGGCACCCATCGCCAACTTGCCGGGACGCACCCCACCAATACGGTGGATCGCGACCAGAACAAGAACGGCGACAAAGGTCCAGATCGGCACAACATCGGCCAGTTCCGACCATCTGTTTGCAAAGGTGTGAAACAGAAACGACCCGATCCCGACCAGCCCCGCGAGCACGATCAGCGCGGTCAGATCGACGCCGCGCACCCCAAGGCGGCGCGCCGTGCGCCATGCGACAAATGCCGCAATGATAAAGGCGACGTTGCTAAACGCGTTGATGGGTTCGGCCCAGAACGCGGCTGACAGCCGCTCGCAGTAAATATCAACCGGCGCGCCCCAGTTCAAATCAGACTTCTTCGATCCGGATGGCGACGGGCGTGCCGACAACAACGCGGGTGTCTGCCATTGCGTCCAGCGCCTCGTCCAGGGCGGTGCGCGTGGTCTTGTGGGTGACGATCAGCACCGGTGCGCTGGTGTCCTGATGGCCGTATTGGCGCATCCGGTCGATGCTGATACCCGCTTCGCCCAGGGTCTGGGCAACCTTGGCCAGCGCGCCGGGTTTGTCCAGCAGTTGCATGCGCAGATAATAGGGGGCAGAGACCGCGGCGCGGGCCGCGCGGGCGCTGCGCAGGCTGGCGGCGGGCTGCCCAAAAGTCGGCAACCGCAGGCCGCGCGCGATATCCATGACATCACCCATCACGGCGCTGGCGGTCGGGCCTTCGCCCGCACCTGCACCGCGCAGCACGATTTGGCCCACGGCGTCGCCTTCGATCACAACCATATTGGTGCCGCCTTCAAGCTGCCCCAGCGGCGATGTATCGGGCACAAGGCAGGGCGACATGCGCTGTTCCAGTCCGCGCCCGGTCATCTGCGCCACGCCCAGCAGCTTGATCCGGTAGCCCATATCGGCGGCCTGGTGGATGTCTTCGATGGTGACAGCGCCGATGCCTTCCAGTTCCACGGCGTCAAAATCAACCTGCGTGCCAAAGGCAATCGACGACAGGATCGCCAGCTTGTGTGCCGCATCAATCCCGCCCACGTCCAGTTCGGGATCGGCCTCGAGATAGCCAAGCTGATTGGCCTCGTCAAAGACAGCCTCGTAGGACAGGCCGGCACTTTGCATGCGCGTCAGGATATAGTTGCAGCTGCCGTTCATCACCCCCATGATGCGGGTGATTTCGTTGGCGGCCAACCCTTCGGTCAGGGCCTTGACGACGGGAATCCCACCCGCCACCGCCGCTTCAAAACGGATCACGCGGCCTGCGGCCTCGGCGGTTTCAGCCAGGGCCTGACCGTGATGCGCCAGCAACGCCTTGTTGGCGGTCACCACGTCCTTGCCCGCCTTCAGGGCTGCTTGGACGGCGTCTTTGGCCGGGCCTGTGTCGCCGCCGATCAATTCGACAAAAACATCGACATCCGCGCGTTTGGCCAAGGCAACGGGGTCGTCCTCCCAGGCGTAATCAGACAGGTCAACATCGCGGTTCTTGGCTTTGGAGCGGGCCGAAACGGCCGTAATCACAACGGGGCGCCCACAGCGTGCGGCCAGCAAATCGGCCTGATTTTGCACGATGCGCACAACGCCCACGCCCACGGTTCCCAGACCTGCAATTCCAAGGCGAAGTGGCTCTGTCATGTTCGGGTCCTGTCTGGCTGTGGTTCAAAAGGCTGTTAGCGCGTTGGCGCGCCTACTGCAACGCGGCGATCGCAATTCCGCGCGCCATGCGGGCGCGGGTGGCGCGGTCAACGACAGGACCGCGCAGGCGGGCGGCCTGTGCGCGCAGGCGCACCAGGCGGCTGTCGAAACTGGCCTGTGCCGTCGCGCTGGTCTGACCCGTTTGCGCGATACCGTCAGCCTGCGCCAAAAGCGGCCCCAGCGGCACCAGATCGGGATAAGGTGCATCAAGCGTGGCCTGATCCAGCGTGGCATCCAGTTCTGGAAACTGCGTGCACGCGGCTGTCAGGTAAAGAAGGATGATCATGAAAGGACGCATCAACGGGCCTTAGCAGGGCAAAGTTGCGTGACAATACGGGGGGCGCGCGTGCAGATGCAAGGGGCGGCGGCCCGGGCGCACAACAAGACTGGTGCAATGTCGCAAATGGGCGGGCCTGCCGTGCACGCAGCGATCAGGGTGGCGAAAACAACAGGAGTGACCTAATGAAAATCGGCTTTATCGGCTTGGGGAATGTGGGCGGCAAACTGGCGGGCAGTTTACTGCGCAACGGCATCGATCTGGCGGTGCATGATCTGAACGGCGCATTCGTTGCCGACTTTGTCGGGCGCGGCGCACGCGATGGGCAATCGCCAGCCGATATGATGGCGCGGTGCGATCTGGTGATCACCTGTCTGCCATCGCCTGCGGCCTGCGATGCGGTCGTCACGCAGATGTTGCCCGCCGTCACGCAAGGCAAGATCTGGCTTGAGATGTCGACCACGGACGCCGCCGAAGTGCAGCGCCTTGGCGACGCGGTTATTGCCCGTGGGGGCGCAGCGGTGGATTGCCCCGTGTCAGGGGGTTGTCACCGCGCGGACACCGGCAATATTTCGATCTTTGCCGGGTGCGACCGCGCGACCTTTGAACGGGTCTTGCCGGTGCTGACCATTCTGGGGCGGCGCGTGTTGCACACCGGCGATCTGGGCAGCGCCAGCACGCTCAAGGTCATGACCAACTATCTGGCCACCGCGAACCTTTTGACCTGTTGCGAGGCGCTGGTGACGATGAAAGCCGCCGGCCTTGATCTGGCGACCACATACGAGGCGATCCGCATCAGTTCGGGCACTTCCTTCGTGCACGAGACCGAAAGTCAGGTCATTCTGAACGGCAGTCGCGACATCAATTTCACGATGGATCTGGTCAAAAAGGATATCGGCCTGTTTCAGGACATCGCCGAGCGCGCCGGTGTCCCGCTTGAAATCAGCCCCCTGATGGTGTCGATCTTTGACGACGGGATCGCCCGTTACGGGGCGCGTGCGCAATCCGATGATATCATCCGCCGCCTTGAAGAGGCCACGGGCCTTGATATCACCGCCCCCGGCTTTCCGGACGAAATGGTCGATGATGAACCCGAAGAACCCGGCTACGAGGTGGTGCCCAAGCGATAGGGCTGGAAGGCGCGCGCGCTTTTCGCTAGCAGGGCGCAAAGCAAAGGGGTTTGCAGATGATGGATCCGGACAAGACGGGTGTCGTGGCCCGCGTGGGGGCGTCGCCGATCCGGCGTGCGTTTGCCTTTGGGGTGTTGTTTGTGCTGGGCGCGATGATGATCCTGATCGCCTTCGTGCAGCCACCCAGTTTTGCGCTGCAGATGATGCTGATCATCTTTGGTGCGGTGGTGCTGTGGGTGGCCGAACGGATGCGCCGCGCAACGACCACGGTGATCGAGCTGACCAAGGACGGGCTGCGCGATTCCACCGGCGTGCTGGACATCCCGTTTGATCAGATGCTGCGGGTTGAACGCGGGGTATTCGCGATGAAGCCGTCAAACGGCTTTGTGCTGATCACCCGCGACAAGGGCGCGTCAGGCTGGGCGCCCGGATTGTGGTGGCGCGTGGGCCGCCGCCTTGGCGTGGGCGGGGTCACGGCGGCGGGCGCAGGCAAATTCATGGCCGAACAGATTGCATTGCATCTGGCCAGTATGGAGAAGCCCTAGGCCTCGCGCTCGCAAATACGACCTGCGTCCGTGCCGTTTTGGCTATAGCAAAGCTGTGATGCGAAACGTGGCCGCGTGACGATGAGGTTTTCAAACACAAAGGCTTCGAGGCCGATCGAGAAGATCGGTTCGTAAACCACTTCGGTCTGCACCACGATCACGATCTCGCCGTCGGGCATGACTGGCAATTGATCTTCGATGTTGCTGATATTGCCGTCGTTCAGGTTGCCCATAGCGCCTTTGTTGCGCGACCAGATCACATAGTAGCGGTCGTCATCCGCGTCAAACGTGATGACGCTGATGCGCAGCTTGGTGCGCTGGCTTGTGATCGTCAGGAAACGGTGCAGACGCCAGACGCTGGTGACATATTGGTTGGTGATATAGTCGGTTTCACGGCTTAGGGCGTCCGAGATTGTATAGGCCGCCTTGAGGGCCGTCGACTGCGAGCGGAACGCATCAAAGTAGACGAAGGTCGCCAGATAGGCCCATGTCAGCATGGGAAAGACCAGCACCGATTCAACGGCGATCCCGCCATCTTCTTCGTGGTGGAACTTTGCCACCATGCGTTTCAGGATGCTCAGCATCAGATTGGCTCCATCACAAAGGCGGAAATCGAAATCAAGGCGTAAAAATCGCCACTGTAGCGCGGAATATCAAAGCCGATGCCGGTGGCCGCAAAGAACGGCGAAAACAGCGAGCAGGCACGCACGATCATGATCTGGTTCTGCGTGCCCGCCTCAAAGTTGCGGTTGGGCAGAAACGGCTGGTTGGTGTTCACGCAGTCGGCGCTGCGTGGGATGTTGGACCAGTTGCGCGGATCAATCGGGCGCATTTCCAGCTTCAGGTTGTTCATGCAATCGGGGATGATGCCCGCACCTTCGCAGATCATTTCCTTGAACTGGTCAGGGCTTGGGGCGGCACCTGTGTTCAGGCGCACCTCGCGCACTGCCATATCAAGGCCGCGCTCCAGCATCACGTGACGCGTCATCATCAAGCCCGCCTCGAAGGCCGAGGTGAAAAGCACCATGAACATCGGGAACACGAGCACGAATTCGACCGTGGCCGAGCCCTCCTCGGAACGCCGGAACAGGCGCAGGATTTTGGCGAGCGTTCTGATCATTGGGTCAACTTCAGGCTACGGATGTCACTGGCAATCGTGGCGAACTTTTCGGCAAGGTCGGTGCCGGACGCCGCAAAGTAGTGACTGGGCGAACTTGCACAGTCCTGCAGCGCAACCTGACCACCATAGGGCGCTTCAAAGGCAACCGTATAGACCACGATGTTTTCGTCGCGCGCCTGTTGACAGATGTCGGACAGGCGGTCGTCGGCCTGACTACCGTTCACGACCGCATAGTCGGCCCTGGTCGGCCCTACATATTCCGAGTAGCTGATATAGCCGCGCGAATAGGGTTCGTTCAAAAACACGTTGCTGATCCGCGAGCGCGACCAGAAGGCATAGATGTCCTGCCAGCTCGCATTGCGCACATCACCGGGGTATTCGACACCCTGGCCGGGGCCGGCACTCACACCGCTGGGGCCGTCAGTCTTGTATTCAGGGTAGCCCTGTGGATAGTCGTGGATACGGTTCCAATAGGGCTGGTCAAGCCAGTAGAACGTGTCATCGGTGTAGTCGGATGGCGTGTCGTTATCATCGACCTTGATCGAGATGTCATTTCGGGACACATCGCCGATGGCCTCCCATGCGTTGTCGCGGTCAAACCAGATCGGCGACATGCCGGTCTTGTAGGGTTCGGCGATGTCATATTCTGTCGTGTTCTGACCATCGGTCATCAGCACGATCACCTTGAGGTTGTCAGACAGGCCGTAATCCATCGGGCGGCCCGCAACCACGGCGGGTGCATCACCCGAGGCCACCAGACCGGTCACCAGATCGCGCGAGCTGGGGTCAAGAAAGGCCGTGGCCCATTTCATACCCAGATCAATGGCTGTGTTGCCGTAGGCCTCCAGACCATCAACCATAGCTTTCAGGTCGGTAGTCGAGGTCGAGTGCACGATCACCGAGTTTTCTTCACCGCTAAAGCAGATCGGTTCATAAAGCGTTTCGCCGTAGGAATAGTCATACCACTGTTCAAAGTGCGACACCTGCGTATAGGGGGTTTGGGCAAAGCCATAGCCATCCATCGGCAGACCAGGGTAATCAAACACCTCGTCCGGCAGCAGGATACAGTTCGAATATTCGTGCAGCGTGTCGATATTGTATTGCGCGGCGACTTCCTCGCCCAGATTCACAACGGAACTATAGGCGATGATCGACATCGAAATCAGACCCTCGGCGGGCAGGCCATTGTTGGCCATGATCAGGTCGATGAATTCCGCGGCGGCGTCCTGCATGTTGTTAAAGCGGTTGTTGCTGTTCATCGAACCCGAGACGTCAAGCACCAGCGACACTTCGACGTTGGTCACGCGTTCTTCGGCGGTGCCGGACGCGGGCGTCGTGATCGCGCTCACACCGGGCGAGAAGGGATCGGTAAAGACGTTCATCATATCGGCGAACATCATCGCCATCGAAGCTTCGGCACGGGCCGACACACGGCGATAGTTCAGACCCTCATCAACGACAGGTTCGCCGACAAGGTAGGCCGACATGCCTGCCTTGGCGAAATAATCGGCAACCACTTCGGCAGGGGGCAA
This portion of the Octadecabacter sp. SW4 genome encodes:
- a CDS encoding ceramidase domain-containing protein, whose amino-acid sequence is MNWGAPVDIYCERLSAAFWAEPINAFSNVAFIIAAFVAWRTARRLGVRGVDLTALIVLAGLVGIGSFLFHTFANRWSELADVVPIWTFVAVLVLVAIHRIGGVRPGKLAMGAIGVLAIMIIVMLASGEGDAATSPTPPILNGSLQYAPAVIAMLVFSLIGWWRASPMAPWIWAATGTFVISLAFRTVDLALCDVWATGTHFIWHALNGLMIGLLLDGMIRLRARPPG
- a CDS encoding homoserine dehydrogenase, which encodes MTEPLRLGIAGLGTVGVGVVRIVQNQADLLAARCGRPVVITAVSARSKAKNRDVDLSDYAWEDDPVALAKRADVDVFVELIGGDTGPAKDAVQAALKAGKDVVTANKALLAHHGQALAETAEAAGRVIRFEAAVAGGIPVVKALTEGLAANEITRIMGVMNGSCNYILTRMQSAGLSYEAVFDEANQLGYLEADPELDVGGIDAAHKLAILSSIAFGTQVDFDAVELEGIGAVTIEDIHQAADMGYRIKLLGVAQMTGRGLEQRMSPCLVPDTSPLGQLEGGTNMVVIEGDAVGQIVLRGAGAGEGPTASAVMGDVMDIARGLRLPTFGQPAASLRSARAARAAVSAPYYLRMQLLDKPGALAKVAQTLGEAGISIDRMRQYGHQDTSAPVLIVTHKTTRTALDEALDAMADTRVVVGTPVAIRIEEV
- a CDS encoding NAD(P)-dependent oxidoreductase gives rise to the protein MKIGFIGLGNVGGKLAGSLLRNGIDLAVHDLNGAFVADFVGRGARDGQSPADMMARCDLVITCLPSPAACDAVVTQMLPAVTQGKIWLEMSTTDAAEVQRLGDAVIARGGAAVDCPVSGGCHRADTGNISIFAGCDRATFERVLPVLTILGRRVLHTGDLGSASTLKVMTNYLATANLLTCCEALVTMKAAGLDLATTYEAIRISSGTSFVHETESQVILNGSRDINFTMDLVKKDIGLFQDIAERAGVPLEISPLMVSIFDDGIARYGARAQSDDIIRRLEEATGLDITAPGFPDEMVDDEPEEPGYEVVPKR
- a CDS encoding TadE/TadG family type IV pilus assembly protein, yielding MLSILKRMVAKFHHEEDGGIAVESVLVFPMLTWAYLATFVYFDAFRSQSTALKAAYTISDALSRETDYITNQYVTSVWRLHRFLTITSQRTKLRISVITFDADDDRYYVIWSRNKGAMGNLNDGNISNIEDQLPVMPDGEIVIVVQTEVVYEPIFSIGLEAFVFENLIVTRPRFASQLCYSQNGTDAGRICEREA
- a CDS encoding TadE/TadG family type IV pilus assembly protein → MIRTLAKILRLFRRSEEGSATVEFVLVFPMFMVLFTSAFEAGLMMTRHVMLERGLDMAVREVRLNTGAAPSPDQFKEMICEGAGIIPDCMNNLKLEMRPIDPRNWSNIPRSADCVNTNQPFLPNRNFEAGTQNQIMIVRACSLFSPFFAATGIGFDIPRYSGDFYALISISAFVMEPI
- a CDS encoding pilus assembly protein TadG-related protein, with protein sequence MERDMFCDRHINSAKDRARLKDFQRDEDGGMIIFALFIFVLMLMAGGMAIDFMRFETTRTKLQGTLDRAVLAAADMEQPLPPAEVVADYFAKAGMSAYLVGEPVVDEGLNYRRVSARAEASMAMMFADMMNVFTDPFSPGVSAITTPASGTAEERVTNVEVSLVLDVSGSMNSNNRFNNMQDAAAEFIDLIMANNGLPAEGLISMSIIAYSSVVNLGEEVAAQYNIDTLHEYSNCILLPDEVFDYPGLPMDGYGFAQTPYTQVSHFEQWYDYSYGETLYEPICFSGEENSVIVHSTSTTDLKAMVDGLEAYGNTAIDLGMKWATAFLDPSSRDLVTGLVASGDAPAVVAGRPMDYGLSDNLKVIVLMTDGQNTTEYDIAEPYKTGMSPIWFDRDNAWEAIGDVSRNDISIKVDDNDTPSDYTDDTFYWLDQPYWNRIHDYPQGYPEYKTDGPSGVSAGPGQGVEYPGDVRNASWQDIYAFWSRSRISNVFLNEPYSRGYISYSEYVGPTRADYAVVNGSQADDRLSDICQQARDENIVVYTVAFEAPYGGQVALQDCASSPSHYFAASGTDLAEKFATIASDIRSLKLTQ